The following proteins come from a genomic window of Trypanosoma brucei gambiense DAL972 chromosome 1, complete sequence:
- a CDS encoding axoneme central apparatus protein, putative — protein MPNRQIIQVFEEYQRARVKFVQTVADFASKPQHIDALQQAGVMQLLRPLLLDNVPSIQQSAALALGRLANYNEELAESVVSGDILAQLVYSLGDQSRFYKKSAAFVLRSVARHNAQLAQAVVGSQAVEALVGCLEDFDPTVKESAVWALGYVARHNAHLAQEVVDKGAIPPLVLCVQEPELSLKRTAASTLADIAKHLPELAQAVVDQDAVTHLAPLIGSNDGKLKRQVCQCLAQIAKHSVELAELVVEGEIFPRIFSLLKDSDETVRKNASTCIREVAKHTPELAQLIVNAGGVGALVDYTNESTGSARLPGIMTLGYISAFSETLALAVIVSCGIEPLSNALEKEQEDHIKSAAAWSLGQIGRHSADHAKAVADCNVLPKLLDLYLHPSSSDDLRMKSKRALKNIIQRCVQLPALEPLLHPEAPKNVLKYVCGQFAKVLPTDIAAKREFVANRGLATVQRIQPEPGSKLAEYIQSINNCYPPEIVQYYSPQYAQTFLEKIENYHVQQVQQH, from the coding sequence ATGCCCAACAGGCAGATCATTCAGGTATTTGAGGAATACCAAAGGGCCCGTGTCAAGTTTGTACAGACGGTGGCAGATTTTGCTTCAAAACCACAACATATTGATGCCTTGCAGCAGGCCGGTGTCATGCAACTTCTTCGGCCACTGTTATTAGATAATGTACCTTCCATTCAACAGTCCGCAGCACTTGCATTGGGAAGGCTTGCCAATTACAATGAAGAACTTGCGGAAAGTGTCGTGTCCGGTGACATACTCGCGCAATTGGTTTATTCACTCGGTGATCAGAGCCGTTTTTACAAAAAGTCAGCAGCGTTTGTGCTACGCAGCGTGGCACGACATAATGCGCAACTGGCGCAGGCGGTGGTGGGCAGTCAAGCCGTGGAGGCCCTCGTTGGATGTTTGGAGGATTTTGACCCAACGGTGAAGGAAAGCGCCGTATGGGCGTTGGGTTATGTGGCACGACATAATGCCCATCTCGCGCAGGAGGTTGTTGACAAGGGCGCCATTCCGCCATTGGTATTATGCGTTCAGGAGCCGGAGCTTTCACTCAAGAGGACAGCGGCTTCAACACTCGCGGATATTGCGAAACATTTACCGGAACTTGCGCAAGCGGTGGTGGATCAGGACGCGGTTACGCACCTCGCGCCACTCATTGGCAGCAATGATGGAAAACTGAAGCGACAGGTGTGTCAGTGTCTTGCGCAGATTGCGAAGCACAGCGTGGAGTTGGCAGAGTTGGTGGTGGAGGGAGAAATATTTCCCCGTATATTTTCGCTACTGAAGGATAGCGATGAAACGGTACGCAAGAATGCCTCCACATGTATTCGGGAGGTTGCCAAACACACACCGGAGTTAGCGCAGCTTATTGTAAATGCGGGTGGCGTTGGAGCACTCGTAGACTACACAAATGAGTCTACTGGCAGTGCACGGTTGCCGGGAATTATGACACTCGGTTACATTTCTGCATTTTCTGAGACGCTTGCTCTCGCTGTCATTGTCTCCTGTGGTATTGAGCCATTGTCTAATGCACTggaaaaggaacaggaggaTCACATAAAGTCTGCGGCCGCATGGTCACTTGGGCAAATTGGCCGCCACAGTGCTGATCATGCAAAAGCTGTGGCAGACTGTAATGTACTTCCCAAACTGCTTGACCTCTACTTACATCCCAGCAGTTCGGATGATCTCCGCATGAAAAGTAAGCGGGCGCTCAAAAATATCATTCAGCGCTGCGTACAACTCCCCGCCTTGGAGCCATTGCTCCACCCGGAAGCACCAAAGAATGTTCTCAAGTACGTCTGTGGACAGTTTGCAAAGGTGTTACCAACAGATATCGCCGCCAAACGGGAGTTCGTAGCTAACCGTGGGCTTGCAACTGTGCAGCGCATTCAACCCGAACCCGGTTCCAAACTGGCGGAGTATATTCAAAGCATCAACAACTGCTACCCACCTGAGATTGTTCAATACTACTCGCCGCAGTATGCGCAGACATTCTtggagaaaatagaaaactaCCATGTCCAACAAGTGCAGCAGCATTAA